A region of Marnyiella aurantia DNA encodes the following proteins:
- the rocD gene encoding ornithine--oxo-acid transaminase: MNTMNSSDYIQLEEKYGAHNYHPLPVVLDRGEGVYVWDVEGKKYFDFLSAYSAVNQGHSHPKIVEALVNQASKLALTSRAFYNSKLGEYEKKITELFGFDKVLPMNSGAEAVETAVKIARKWSYEVKGIAENQAQIIVCDNNFHGRTTTIVSFSNDPDASTNYGPFTPGFIKIPYNSLEALEQILQDQSATTAAFLVEPIQGEAGVYVPDAGYLKGALELCKKYNVLFIADEVQTGIARTGQLIACHHEGVQPDILILGKALSGGMYPVSAVLADDHIMNVIKPGQHGSTFGGNPMACAVAMAALDVVADEGLSERAEKLGKRFRDEIEKIITKTDLIVSVRGKGLLNAIIINDTQDSPTAWNLCVDLMKNGLLAKPTHGNIIRLAPPLVITEEQLTECLAIIKKTVLEYKR, translated from the coding sequence ATGAATACAATGAACAGCAGCGACTATATACAGCTTGAAGAGAAATACGGCGCACACAATTATCACCCCCTGCCGGTAGTTTTGGACCGTGGCGAAGGTGTATATGTCTGGGATGTTGAAGGAAAGAAATATTTCGATTTCCTTTCAGCCTATTCTGCTGTAAATCAAGGTCATTCCCATCCTAAAATTGTGGAAGCACTGGTAAACCAAGCTTCTAAACTGGCTCTTACCTCACGTGCCTTCTATAATTCCAAACTGGGCGAGTACGAAAAGAAAATCACTGAACTTTTTGGTTTCGATAAAGTGCTGCCAATGAACTCAGGTGCCGAGGCTGTGGAAACAGCCGTAAAGATTGCCAGAAAATGGAGCTATGAAGTTAAGGGCATCGCGGAAAACCAGGCACAGATCATTGTGTGTGACAACAACTTTCACGGCCGTACCACCACAATTGTTTCATTCTCCAACGATCCGGATGCGAGCACCAATTACGGTCCTTTTACACCAGGTTTTATAAAGATCCCCTATAACAGCCTGGAGGCATTGGAGCAAATCCTTCAGGACCAGTCGGCGACTACGGCGGCATTTCTTGTGGAACCGATTCAGGGCGAGGCTGGAGTTTATGTTCCGGATGCCGGTTACTTAAAAGGAGCTTTGGAACTCTGTAAAAAATACAACGTTCTTTTTATTGCTGATGAAGTACAAACCGGTATTGCAAGAACAGGTCAGTTAATTGCCTGTCACCACGAAGGTGTTCAGCCTGACATCCTGATCCTGGGCAAGGCACTTTCCGGCGGAATGTATCCTGTATCTGCAGTACTTGCTGATGACCACATCATGAACGTTATTAAGCCGGGACAGCACGGATCTACATTTGGTGGAAATCCAATGGCTTGTGCTGTAGCAATGGCGGCTCTGGATGTAGTGGCAGATGAAGGCCTTTCTGAGAGAGCTGAAAAACTGGGGAAAAGGTTCCGTGATGAAATCGAAAAAATCATTACAAAAACAGACCTCATCGTAAGTGTACGCGGAAAAGGATTACTGAACGCCATCATCATAAATGACACCCAGGACTCTCCTACCGCCTGGAACCTTTGTGTAGACCTTATGAAAAACGGACTTCTTGCCAAACCAACTCATGGCAATATCATCCGTCTTGCACCACCTTTGGTGATTACCGAGGAACAGCTGACGGAATGTCTGGCCATTATCAAGAAAACAGTACTGGAATATAAGAGGTAA
- a CDS encoding glycosyltransferase family 2 protein → MRTSVALCTYNGEKYLQEQLDSILNQNLPVDEIVVCDDGSTDRTVKILQEYELKYPEIFRIYKNEKNLRSVKNFEKAISLCKHEIIFLSDQDDLWVSTKTEIMLQYFREHPEIAVLCSNGFGIDDYGKELDVITIWDVPQFLRESKIQVDYFKMISYVGNIATGATMAVRRNFTEKLLPFPVKQGFHHDEWMALVGSYYQKFDLIPDRLIKYRLHQDQQVGGISYPNTEDTKKQLIRFFNLFGHNRNFAAYKKLLKRLTESYSKAQDFAKNGIKHELVDQQLSDAVYLYRQTQSELRRKYPVRAFILSHLDSITGKRQLKP, encoded by the coding sequence ATGAGAACGTCTGTAGCTTTATGCACCTACAATGGTGAAAAATATCTTCAGGAACAGCTGGACTCTATCCTTAATCAGAATCTTCCTGTTGATGAGATCGTGGTGTGCGATGATGGCTCTACAGACCGTACGGTAAAAATTCTGCAAGAATATGAGTTAAAATACCCGGAAATTTTCAGAATCTACAAAAATGAAAAGAACCTCAGAAGTGTAAAGAACTTCGAGAAAGCTATATCCTTATGCAAGCATGAAATTATCTTTCTGAGTGACCAGGATGACCTTTGGGTCTCTACGAAAACAGAAATCATGCTCCAGTACTTTAGAGAGCATCCGGAGATTGCTGTTTTGTGCAGTAATGGTTTCGGCATAGATGATTACGGTAAGGAACTGGATGTGATAACTATTTGGGACGTCCCTCAGTTCTTACGGGAAAGTAAGATTCAGGTGGATTATTTTAAGATGATCAGCTACGTTGGTAATATAGCAACAGGCGCTACTATGGCTGTTCGCAGGAATTTTACAGAGAAACTGCTGCCGTTCCCGGTTAAGCAGGGTTTTCATCATGATGAATGGATGGCCCTTGTTGGCTCATATTACCAAAAATTCGACCTTATACCTGACCGACTTATCAAATACAGGCTTCACCAGGATCAGCAGGTGGGCGGAATTTCGTATCCGAACACTGAAGATACCAAAAAACAACTTATACGATTTTTCAACCTCTTCGGACACAACAGAAATTTCGCAGCTTACAAGAAACTGCTGAAACGTTTGACCGAATCCTATTCTAAGGCACAGGATTTTGCTAAAAACGGAATCAAGCACGAGTTAGTGGACCAACAGCTTTCGGACGCAGTATACCTTTACCGGCAGACGCAGAGTGAGCTGAGAAGGAAATATCCGGTTCGTGCTTTCATACTTTCGCATTTGGACAGTATTACAGGAAAAAGACAGCTGAAACCATGA
- a CDS encoding glycosyltransferase family protein has translation MNICVISFDFWQYDAHIVEALKKRGINAHHINLGAYRHRNIAARAGNALSKIFLKKNLKKQQRQELILDQLKVLGRQDQILVINPEQIEKHIHLQVREYTDRYIAYLYDSLARNPAEHVLNLFDKVFSFDKSDCNTHNFELITNYIYLPEQTCNGDAEFDLVYMASYDDRLNLLYKITNRLGTLGLTYFYVIVGKKTWKKEFFGKGNSNRKYTRKRIKHNDITDYYGKGKVLLDLVRNRQDGLSFRIFEAMAIRKKVITNNRTILDYDLYNPNNILVLAEDLSNLTADFFNTDYEELPREIYNKYTLETWVNTVFQLT, from the coding sequence ATGAATATTTGCGTAATCAGTTTCGATTTTTGGCAGTATGATGCTCATATAGTGGAAGCACTGAAAAAAAGAGGGATCAATGCGCATCATATCAATCTAGGCGCGTACCGACATAGGAACATTGCTGCACGTGCCGGAAATGCGCTTTCCAAAATTTTCCTGAAAAAAAATCTTAAAAAACAGCAGCGGCAGGAACTCATCCTGGACCAGCTTAAGGTTTTGGGCAGGCAGGATCAAATCCTCGTCATCAACCCAGAGCAGATAGAAAAGCATATCCATCTTCAGGTCAGGGAATATACCGACCGCTATATCGCTTACCTGTATGACAGTCTGGCCAGGAATCCAGCCGAGCATGTACTGAATCTTTTCGACAAAGTATTCTCTTTTGACAAAAGTGACTGCAACACTCATAATTTCGAACTTATAACCAATTACATTTATCTGCCGGAGCAAACTTGCAACGGTGACGCCGAATTTGACCTTGTTTATATGGCCTCCTACGACGACCGTTTAAATCTATTATACAAAATAACCAACAGGCTTGGTACTCTCGGCCTCACCTATTTTTATGTTATTGTGGGCAAAAAAACATGGAAAAAGGAGTTCTTTGGCAAAGGAAATTCGAACAGAAAATACACAAGAAAGCGGATTAAGCACAATGATATTACTGACTATTACGGCAAAGGTAAAGTTTTGCTGGACTTGGTGCGAAACAGACAGGACGGATTAAGTTTCAGGATTTTTGAGGCGATGGCCATCAGGAAAAAGGTCATCACCAATAACCGCACAATCCTTGATTATGACCTTTACAATCCAAATAACATCCTGGTTCTGGCCGAAGACCTCTCTAATCTGACCGCCGATTTTTTCAATACAGATTATGAAGAGCTTCCCCGCGAAATCTATAACAAATACACCCTGGAGACGTGGGTAAATACAGTCTTTCAACTTACATGA
- a CDS encoding glycosyltransferase family 2 protein — MKLSVVVITFNEEKNIGRFLKTVADIADEVIIVDSYSTDRTKEIASEHPSVTFISNEFKGYGQQKNFALSKCRGEWILFPDADEVVDEQAKESIKQIIAGKGNADVYLLKFNNILLGKHLRYGGWGSVSRERFFRNGFGEYSDDKVHEKFLTSGRISTLNGRINHYTYHSVSQHIDKINRYSTLMAEKYVSAGKKVGIIKIVFTPWFTFIKDYIFKLGFLDGVIGLYAAVTTSYYAFLKYIKLYLRKKS, encoded by the coding sequence ATGAAACTGTCGGTAGTTGTCATCACCTTTAACGAAGAAAAGAATATCGGCCGCTTCTTAAAAACAGTGGCCGATATTGCTGATGAGGTTATCATTGTGGACAGCTATTCCACGGACCGTACAAAGGAGATTGCCTCAGAGCATCCCTCTGTAACATTTATCAGCAATGAGTTCAAAGGCTACGGGCAGCAGAAAAACTTTGCCCTGAGCAAGTGTCGCGGCGAGTGGATCCTTTTCCCTGACGCAGACGAGGTGGTGGATGAGCAGGCCAAAGAATCTATAAAACAAATCATCGCAGGCAAAGGTAATGCTGATGTTTATCTACTAAAATTCAACAACATCCTGCTGGGGAAACATCTCCGTTATGGCGGTTGGGGTTCTGTAAGCCGGGAAAGATTTTTCCGCAACGGTTTTGGGGAATACTCTGATGATAAAGTTCACGAAAAATTCCTCACTTCCGGCCGCATATCCACCCTGAATGGCAGGATCAACCATTATACCTATCACAGCGTCAGTCAGCATATTGATAAGATTAACCGCTACTCCACGCTGATGGCAGAAAAATATGTTTCGGCGGGGAAAAAAGTGGGGATAATAAAAATCGTCTTCACTCCGTGGTTTACTTTTATAAAGGATTACATTTTTAAACTTGGATTTCTGGATGGTGTTATAGGGCTGTATGCTGCGGTTACCACAAGCTACTACGCATTCCTTAAGTATATAAAACTATACCTGCGTAAGAAATCATGA